TTACTCCTGTATTGCTGGCTGTTGAGTGTTGACAGAAGTTGAAGCTTTGGTTGGAATTTAGCTTCAAGGGCCAAGGCTTGTCGTAGACTCTGCACCAGTGTTGATACATCAGGACTGGTGGAAATATCACATCAGCTATATCAATATGTCAACATACAAGACCCAATGTTGCTGTCGTGTCAATAAAGAAAGTTGACATAAATTAATTGTATCACCTGAAGCATAGGATCTTTGTAGGAATttgcaaatttcattttccagaTGTTGTTGAGTTTGCAAGTCTCAGCCTTGCCGATCCACTGGCATTGGAAACTAATGTAGTTTCAAGAATTATAGGGTGGTAATCCAGCATTGTTCTACCATCACATCGTAAATCATCCTTTGATATATCCAAAGTTGAATTTCGTTAAGTAAggacaattttatttcaataagaGACCAAcagaatttaattaattataccTGGACTCCATGATGAATGAATGCTTTTCGGTATATAAAAAACCGTACGGCTATTGTACCAGCTTTACGTAGTAgggaaaataatttacaatcaaaggaTTATACTACctacattatttaaaatttgactacatttttctttaaacttgcCTTGATTCAGTTGATTGATTAGCAGCCagccttgttttgtttttgttttgtttttcaatccaATCCAAGGCCGCGTTGAAGTTCGTCGGCCTTGAATTATGGATTGGCGTCAGAACCACCTGTCGGGAGAAAAACTAACTAAAAATAAGCGattcttttttacatttaaatcacACCGACCCCATTATCTCAAACAAAGCGGGATCACGACGTTGCAATGTAATAGCATCCCCTCTACAAGACGGTCACAATTTGAATACCGTGACGAAAACCCCCGCAAATCGCATAAAAGAACAATGGAACCCCCCAAACGAAAATCGTTTCCCTATCTCTCCGAGAGGAACAGCGCCACCTCCCAGAGAGAAATCGAGTAAAAAACCCCGAAAACAGCTATCGAGCCGTAGAAGAAAGAGACGTCGTCCCCCCGTCCTGAGTGGGAGGTGGGTAGAGTGGGgtcgggtggggtggggtgggggtgggAGGACAGGGTCGTTTGCCGATAAATCCCTATCGGGAAATTtcaactaaatattttttaaaacttaaccGACTTAACTCGAAAATTTCCTTGGAGGGTTTTGACTTTTGAACAGCGATTAAATCATTGACATAAACTTATTTCATAGAAAAAATTGCTTCTTGCAATTAGTTTGACGTTatcaattaaattatattGACTCCACTATTTCCATTGTTACATTGCACCAATTACAGCAGGGAAAGGAACCCGGGAATACGATTCAAATTTGTCGTTATAAATACAATGAAGATCTGAACGAGTCATAAACTTgttgtcttaattttttttaatggatcgGTTAAATTAAGTTCGATAATACGATTAAGCTTCAAGGGTTCTTTAAGTTGAAGACGTAAGAACACTAGAACAGacatgatttaaaaaacatgtattttgaaattgatgtatacagttttttttttttaattttgctcTCGAAAAAATGAGTCACTGCTCCTGAACAGTCGACATCAGACCTATAAAAAGAATCTACTTTCAGGTATTAAGATTATctttatttaagaaaattagaGCACAATCTGAAGATTTACATATATCATAAAGAGAAGGCATGTCATGAATTCCATACATTTTAGTATCCCAATCTTTGAAGCTCTTGGAGCTGTTTATGTAGAATTTCTTCCTTTGTTTTGCGAATATGGCTTTCCTAAACGACGAATTTATttcacatatattttttttaaattaacgtaTGGTTCTTAATTTCTTATACCGTCCTAGATGCTGTGTATGAGCTCAAAAATGCATCAACATCCATTTGACCAGAAAGAAACACTTCTGCGATTTCTTCGCTTTTTTCATCTGCCAGTGATGCAGCTTGCTTTAGGCTAGCCTGAGgggcaataaaattttttataacatTACTggctatatatatttataaggaaaatttttttacttcaataTTGTTAGGTATGTAGCGTTGGGATAAGTTGTGATGCTGAGTGTTTAAAGAATCCCAATCTTGTTTCAGCTTATTAAGCATCTCATAATGTTCCAGTATTTTCTGTCGTTTAACATTCCATGTTTCTTTCAAATCACTGACAGACCCTATATTTAAGATGAAAATTGATTGCATGTTAACTGTCAGTAAAATATTTGCTAGACATAGTAATAATAACTTACTTGCTATCTTTTCAACATTATCCATGTGGTTTTGTACATCTTTCGATGCTGCTTCTGCTTGAGGAAGTTCCTCAACAAACTGATGCAAAACATCTTCATTTTCACTTAGATTTTTTATCTGATTTCTTGAAAGACTCTCCAATTCAGGAATGAAGGGAGGAATAGGGAAATACTGCTGCTGACTAAATTGACTAGCTGATAGGAATGTTTCTCTGTTACTACTTACTCCATTTTGACCATTTGGAAAAGTCTTTATTTCTGGtaactttttcaattctctGATTATTGCATTCACAATTTGACCCAAATCTGAATGTTCCGAATAATTCACCAACCCTGGAGACATTATTCGACCATTGTCTGTAACCCAGTTGTGCTGGATTGCAGGACTAATCCAAATCAAAGGCTTCTGAGTTGGGAAGTCTGGCGGGAGTTGAATTTTAATTGTCAGCTCCCGGTTTCCCGAATGGAATAGTACGTGATATTCTCCTGGATGAATTTCTTGAACACTGTCAATTAGATCAAACGGCTTAGTGAAAGGTCGTGTTGTGTatgcttatttaaaaaacagattAAATGACTGAAGCTATCTTACTCTTCTATGAAAACACGTAGAGAATCaatttgcttcttttttttcaaatgcacAATTGAAGGATTTAATGGATACACAGTAGATTGATTCATCTTGACATTATCATAACCTTATTATGACAGTGGCAGACATACTTCGTTCAATGTTTATACAGGAATCTGCCAAAAAATTCCGCGCAACTTATATTATACATCGTGTAAGTGTGGGTATTAAGGAAAGAAAGCGCGCGAGTAGCTAGGCATTTTCAAATCTTTCAGAAAGGCGAGAGCGACCTACGGAAAGGTCACATCGAGTTTTTCTTGGGGAATTCAAGCACTTTGTTATGGAAGATATACGCGGAGATGGCGGGTGAATATCAGGTAACGGAGATTTTAGAGAGTTGTTCATATTCACTCTGGCTGGAGTTTTCAACCTAGGaaacatcaataaatttatggaaCAATTTAATTTGGTTAAGGGGCTTATTCTTACATGTTGAGGTAATCTTCATTGTATTGTAGCATATTATCTTTCCACATTGATATATTCGGATACTTTAAAAAGTCCAATTCGACGTTTTCCAGTACTCGAAGGACATCAACATCAGTTTTGCTTGCTTGTGAcctattaaaaattaactgtATAAATGAGATATGAAACATTTACGAAATTGGACGTCTCACCCAAAAATGTAAAAGGGTGATATTTCATAAAATACAGCAGGTGGAGTCGAAGGCGGAGTAAaatattcttcttcgttttcattATCTTTTACCTCGGGAGATTGAAGGTGAAGTTTACTAAGTTTGTTGCAAAGATCTGACAAAGGGCTCTGGGCTTGAAATATGGGGACCGCTTGTTGCGATTCTTCCATCTCGGTTCGTTTTTCTCTAAAGTAGTTTTCAAGTTTCTTCAGCCCTTCACTGGAGCAAAGATCGCAAAATTCATCAAGAAATTTCCAGTATTCACTCCATGGTACATTTAAGTCATGTGCAATATTACGGGCTACACGTTCGAGTCCCTTATCAATATCGGATAATCTACTCTCTAGTATCTTTTTGGGCGTCATTTTTTTATCACTGATTCGACTTTGATAGAACTTGGGTACAGGAGGagttttcatttgttgatAAAACATTTCGGCTTCTGTCGGTGACATCGGCCCAGCTAGCGCTTGAAGCATCATCTGAGGCTCAACTGGGTATTTATGATAGCTCTATAAAGGTGCAGATTTTCGAAACTTGAATTAAtattatggaaaaaaaattttttttttctcttttaccaaGGGCGAGTTTGGCATCAAAGGCTCGTCTGGTGATTTTAGTGTGACATCGGGTGACCAAGGCTTTCCAACACGAgcaggagaagaaaaatctgAGGGTCGTAAAACTGGTATAAAATACCTTTGACTCAGAAGCAACTTCATTTGAGCTTCTAATTCTGGCGAAGGATTCTTACAAGATGAACAAACAatctaaagaaattaaatctaTCATTCGACATGTTGGAAATTTGGAAAGTGCGtgtaaaattgaataaaatattataattACGTCAGCTGGTGTTTCTCCTCTAGTATTTTTACGTTCACGATCACACTCGTGAAAAGATAGGAATAATTCTAAAATATCGAGTGAACCAAACTTTGATGCAAAATGAAGCGGGGTTTCGTTGAGAAATTTATCTGGTGTATTCAGATAAGTGTCTAGAAGGTAAAACATTCGATTCTTGCGAACCTGTTCTGCatcatttctatttgaataaggttgtttttttacattaccacaaacaatcaaaatataataaatattttatactTACACATACAACAGCCCTATGAAGCCAGGATCAGTAATTGTATCTAAAAGTGCTTTGCAAATagtgaatgattttttaaaagttgccaATAAAAGGCCATGATATCTGTAGCGTTCTCTTATCATTGTTGGGGTATCACCAGCACTTATCAAGAATCTGAATTTactcaaatttgaaattgagtcAAGTCTAATCAATGCTTGATGAATCGTAATACCTTGGATTCTTCCAAACAGTAGACAAA
The sequence above is drawn from the Daphnia pulicaria isolate SC F1-1A chromosome 1, SC_F0-13Bv2, whole genome shotgun sequence genome and encodes:
- the LOC124348648 gene encoding vacuolar protein sorting-associated protein 37A-like, translating into MNQSTVYPLNPSIVHLKKKKQIDSLRVFIEDVQEIHPGEYHVLFHSGNRELTIKIQLPPDFPTQKPLIWISPAIQHNWVTDNGRIMSPGLVNYSEHSDLGQIVNAIIRELKKLPEIKTFPNGQNGVSSNRETFLSASQFSQQQYFPIPPFIPELESLSRNQIKNLSENEDVLHQFVEELPQAEAASKDVQNHMDNVEKIARSVSDLKETWNVKRQKILEHYEMLNKLKQDWDSLNTQHHNLSQRYIPNNIEASLKQAASLADEKSEEIAEVFLSGQMDVDAFLSSYTASRTESHIRKTKEEILHKQLQELQRLGY
- the LOC124346368 gene encoding ankyrin repeat and LEM domain-containing protein 2 homolog, coding for MSGMTFYGVSLLEGQEQGDQSQLVFEDRVEALKICKKFKGARFKCFTERDEAVLFTQTKQTQPEADVVIKELPSEKLPFPTPSPQEMLQFRRTIEMGNCGEFLSTVWKNPRFLISAGDTPTMIRERYRYHGLLLATFKKSFTICKALLDTITDPGFIGLLYVNDAEQVRKNRMFYLLDTYLNTPDKFLNETPLHFASKFGSLDILELFLSFHECDRERKNTRGETPADIVCSSCKNPSPELEAQMKLLLSQRYFIPVLRPSDFSSPARVGKPWSPDVTLKSPDEPLMPNSPLSYHKYPVEPQMMLQALAGPMSPTEAEMFYQQMKTPPVPKFYQSRISDKKMTPKKILESRLSDIDKGLERVARNIAHDLNVPWSEYWKFLDEFCDLCSSEGLKKLENYFREKRTEMEESQQAVPIFQAQSPLSDLCNKLSKLHLQSPEVKDNENEEEYFTPPSTPPAVFYEISPFYIFGSQASKTDVDVLRVLENVELDFLKYPNISMWKDNMLQYNEDYLNMLKTPARVNMNNSLKSPLPDIHPPSPRISSITKCLNSPRKTRCDLSVGRSRLSERFENA